Proteins found in one Terriglobia bacterium genomic segment:
- the amrB gene encoding AmmeMemoRadiSam system protein B has protein sequence MPISALSPLVLGVMLLTLVLAPSNDAAQVRPAAVAGSFYPADRDELSKTVDGLLAAAHGAPVQGHLWAIVSPHAGYQYSGAVAAHSYALLKGQNFRRVVVIAPSHYESFAFASIYDGDAYSTPLGQVPVDKTFAAKLARATPALRLSSRGHTPSRGQSEHALEVQLPFLQRALGDFQLVPIVMGEQSYALSRALGIALAKLSTPDTLIVASSDLSHFHKYEEANALDRKPLRAVQAWDYFSLSRNFAAGAWEACGGGPIVAAMIAAEHLGATEAALLKYANSGDVTGDRSRVVGYAAAALVQPASHRPAKFADYSLPQRDRAELLNLARRSVETAVRQRTMLDSVAQPDSDLLLDERGAFVTLTKRGQLRGCIGYVNALKPLYLTVRDVAAFAAMRDPRFPPVAPAELGDLEYEVSVLSSFRRVTDVKQIEIGRHGLFIKKGDIEGVLLPQVPVDERWDRKTFLEQVCRKAGLPPNAWRDDDTDLFMFTALVFGERRASSVAPTDPPLWTPAAPPTPAPVPPPR, from the coding sequence ATGCCGATCTCCGCGCTATCGCCCCTGGTGCTGGGCGTGATGCTGCTCACGTTGGTGCTGGCGCCGTCCAACGATGCCGCGCAGGTCAGGCCCGCCGCCGTCGCCGGCAGCTTTTATCCCGCCGACCGCGACGAGCTGAGCAAGACGGTGGACGGCCTGCTCGCCGCGGCCCATGGCGCGCCGGTGCAGGGACACCTCTGGGCGATCGTTTCTCCGCACGCTGGATATCAGTATTCCGGCGCGGTGGCGGCGCATTCCTACGCGCTGCTCAAGGGCCAAAACTTTCGCCGTGTGGTCGTGATCGCGCCCTCGCACTATGAAAGTTTCGCCTTCGCTTCCATCTACGACGGCGACGCTTACTCGACTCCACTCGGCCAGGTTCCCGTCGACAAGACGTTCGCCGCGAAGCTGGCCCGCGCCACCCCAGCGCTGCGGCTTTCCAGCCGCGGACACACACCTTCTCGCGGCCAGTCGGAACATGCGCTGGAGGTTCAACTGCCGTTTCTGCAGCGCGCACTCGGCGACTTTCAACTGGTCCCCATCGTGATGGGCGAGCAGAGCTATGCGCTCAGCCGCGCGCTCGGCATTGCGCTCGCCAAACTCAGCACCCCGGACACGCTCATCGTCGCCAGCTCCGACCTCTCGCACTTCCATAAGTATGAGGAGGCCAACGCGCTCGATCGCAAGCCCCTACGCGCCGTGCAAGCGTGGGATTACTTCAGCCTGAGCCGCAACTTCGCCGCGGGCGCGTGGGAAGCCTGCGGCGGCGGTCCCATCGTCGCGGCCATGATCGCCGCCGAGCATCTCGGGGCCACCGAGGCGGCCCTGCTCAAGTACGCCAACAGCGGCGACGTCACCGGCGACCGCAGCCGCGTAGTCGGCTATGCAGCCGCCGCGCTGGTGCAGCCGGCGTCGCATCGTCCAGCCAAGTTCGCCGATTACTCGCTCCCCCAGCGCGACCGTGCAGAGCTGCTGAACCTCGCGCGCCGGTCGGTGGAAACCGCAGTGCGCCAGCGCACCATGCTCGACTCCGTTGCGCAGCCGGATTCCGACTTGCTGCTGGACGAGCGCGGCGCCTTTGTCACCCTCACCAAGCGCGGTCAGTTGCGCGGCTGCATCGGTTACGTCAACGCGCTCAAGCCACTCTACTTGACGGTCCGCGACGTCGCCGCCTTCGCCGCGATGCGCGATCCGCGCTTTCCGCCGGTCGCGCCGGCAGAGCTCGGCGACCTGGAATACGAGGTCTCGGTCCTCTCCTCATTCCGCCGCGTCACCGATGTGAAGCAGATCGAAATCGGCCGCCACGGCCTGTTCATCAAGAAAGGAGATATTGAAGGCGTGCTGCTGCCGCAGGTGCCGGTGGACGAGCGCTGGGACCGCAAGACGTTCCTTGAGCAGGTCTGCCGGAAAGCCGGCCTCCCGCCCAATGCCTGGCGCGATGATGACACCGACCTGTTTATGTTTACCGCGCTCGTGTTCGGGGAGCGCAGAGCCTCTAGCGTCGCGCCAACTGACCCGCCGTTGTGGACACCGGCAGCGCCGCCAACGCCGGCCCCAGTGCCACCGCCGCGATAA
- a CDS encoding fused MFS/spermidine synthase, with product MGQAPEAALVSVPRVAPEATAAAVCIGFTAVIAQIVLMRELVVVFCGNEMSLGLMLATWLLWTALGGGALGRLRLRLRPRWLVALLQVAAGVSLPATIVLVRSARVWFRVTPGELLGPGAMLLTSVIALAAFCTSSGWLFAAASRLYADECGTSSATATGKVYLLEAVGSCAGGLLASLVLIRHGSAFQIALLVLMVNAGCAVWLTVQRGPRRRIIAAALAAVIAASLAWIVPGLERASQAMLWRRLRPVASADSAYGRLDVVETESTRSVYENGLVAFHAEDAASAEETVHLALLQHPAPRSLLLIGGGMNGSLGQALQHPTLARIEYVELDPTVLLLAERYFPEQSAALRSERVRVHHLDGRLFVKTTGSRFDVIIVNLPEPQTAQLNRFYTREFFAEAAGKLNAGGLLALQLRGAENYISPDLGDFLRCIHGTLRSVFPDTVVIPGETVHFFAANRPGLLTAEPETLLARLRERGIRTQYVREYYLPFRMAPDRMRELESALHSSGAVAINRDLSPAAYYFAVMLWSTSFDARYRQLFAWLAGVKFAGVLLVAVLPVAVFAVAMRFRRRRRKGIAGLCVGATGMVLMAVEILLLLGFQAIYGYVYHQLAIVIAAFMAGMAAGSWLMLRDGRSARSEHVNDWALPALQVAAAMSPLLLYAVLQWLTTMTSGSGLLLASQLLFPALALAFGILGGYQFQVASRVFFARVDDERPNPAALYAMDLVGAFAGAIVVSAYLVPVFGMLECAAVIAAVALGPALAALPVSTTAGQLARR from the coding sequence ATGGGCCAGGCACCGGAGGCGGCCCTCGTTTCTGTGCCGCGAGTTGCGCCTGAGGCAACAGCCGCAGCCGTGTGCATCGGCTTCACGGCGGTGATCGCACAAATCGTGCTCATGCGCGAGTTGGTAGTGGTGTTCTGCGGCAATGAGATGTCCCTGGGCCTGATGCTTGCGACATGGCTGCTGTGGACGGCGTTGGGCGGAGGCGCACTGGGCCGGTTGCGACTGCGCCTGCGACCTCGGTGGCTGGTAGCGCTCCTGCAAGTTGCAGCCGGAGTCTCGTTGCCGGCAACGATCGTGCTGGTGCGTTCGGCCAGAGTCTGGTTCCGAGTGACTCCCGGAGAACTGCTGGGCCCGGGCGCGATGCTGCTTACCTCGGTCATTGCGCTGGCGGCATTCTGCACGTCGTCGGGATGGTTGTTTGCCGCCGCGAGCCGCCTGTACGCGGACGAATGCGGGACATCGTCGGCGACCGCGACGGGCAAGGTCTACTTGCTGGAGGCGGTCGGGTCGTGCGCTGGCGGATTGCTCGCCAGCCTGGTGCTGATCCGGCACGGCAGTGCGTTTCAAATCGCGTTGCTCGTCCTGATGGTGAACGCCGGTTGCGCGGTTTGGCTAACCGTGCAGCGCGGTCCAAGGCGGCGGATCATCGCGGCCGCGCTGGCTGCCGTGATCGCGGCCTCGCTGGCGTGGATCGTGCCGGGTCTGGAACGCGCATCGCAGGCGATGCTGTGGCGAAGGTTGCGCCCGGTCGCGTCGGCTGATTCGGCTTACGGTCGCCTGGACGTCGTGGAAACGGAATCAACCCGCAGCGTTTATGAAAATGGACTGGTCGCATTCCATGCCGAGGACGCGGCGAGCGCGGAAGAAACGGTTCATCTCGCGCTGCTGCAACATCCGGCGCCGAGGAGCCTGCTGCTGATCGGAGGAGGAATGAACGGCAGCCTCGGCCAGGCGCTGCAGCACCCGACGTTGGCGCGCATCGAGTACGTCGAACTGGATCCGACGGTCCTGTTGCTGGCGGAGCGATATTTCCCCGAGCAGTCGGCGGCGCTGCGCTCAGAGCGGGTGCGCGTGCACCATCTTGACGGCCGGTTGTTCGTGAAGACCACCGGATCGCGGTTCGACGTCATCATCGTGAACCTGCCGGAGCCGCAGACGGCGCAGCTCAATCGCTTTTACACGCGCGAGTTCTTTGCCGAGGCGGCCGGGAAGCTGAATGCAGGCGGGCTCCTCGCATTGCAACTGCGCGGCGCGGAAAACTACATCAGCCCCGACCTCGGCGACTTCCTGCGCTGCATTCATGGCACGCTGCGCAGCGTGTTCCCCGACACGGTGGTGATTCCAGGGGAGACCGTCCACTTTTTTGCCGCCAACCGCCCGGGCCTGCTGACCGCGGAGCCAGAAACGCTGCTGGCGCGGCTGCGCGAGCGAGGCATCCGGACGCAGTATGTGCGGGAATACTACCTCCCGTTTCGCATGGCGCCGGATCGCATGCGCGAACTGGAGAGTGCACTGCACTCGTCGGGAGCGGTTGCGATCAACCGGGACTTGTCGCCGGCTGCGTACTACTTCGCGGTGATGTTGTGGAGCACCAGTTTCGACGCGCGGTACCGCCAACTGTTCGCGTGGCTGGCGGGCGTGAAGTTTGCCGGCGTGCTGCTGGTCGCGGTCCTCCCGGTGGCGGTGTTCGCAGTTGCCATGCGCTTCCGGCGACGGCGTCGCAAGGGAATTGCGGGCCTGTGCGTGGGCGCGACGGGAATGGTGCTGATGGCGGTCGAGATCCTGCTGTTACTTGGGTTTCAGGCGATCTACGGCTATGTGTATCACCAGCTCGCAATTGTGATCGCCGCATTCATGGCGGGCATGGCGGCAGGAAGCTGGCTGATGCTGCGGGATGGAAGGTCCGCCCGCAGCGAACACGTGAACGACTGGGCGTTGCCTGCACTGCAAGTCGCAGCGGCAATGTCGCCGTTGCTGCTGTACGCGGTGTTGCAATGGTTGACCACGATGACCAGCGGCAGCGGCTTGTTATTGGCGAGTCAGCTCCTGTTTCCGGCGCTGGCGCTGGCGTTCGGCATTCTGGGCGGATACCAGTTCCAGGTCGCGAGCCGCGTGTTCTTCGCGCGAGTGGACGACGAGCGGCCCAACCCCGCCGCGCTCTACGCCATGGACCTGGTGGGCGCGTTCGCGGGAGCGATCGTGGTCAGCGCGTACCTGGTTCCCGTGTTCGGGATGTTGGAGTGTGCGGCTGTTATCGCGGCGGTGGCACTGGGGCCGGCGTTGGCGGCGCTGCCGGTGTCCACAACGGCGGGTCAGTTGGCGCGACGCTAG
- the thrB gene encoding homoserine kinase — MNRNFEGAAICVPASVANLGPGLDTVAVAVRLYLRVRILKLRPERMGEVHCIFVDQCVGGDNAIERALRYMTERHRVELPGLQLEVRSEIPMRSGLGSSAAATIAGLRIFELLCGPLPANELLAAASELEGHPDNAAAALLGGLTVSCQLQDGSVLAAASHWPERVEFAVLTPEFALKTEASRRALPSQLNRADAVFNLQRVALFLQAVHAEDYQLLHEAMRDRWHQPFRQALVPGLETALSLTHPDLLGVCLSGSGPSVVALAQRNAPAIGKLLSDAYRQLGIAHRVRVLQAHQCADGDANPAMRDFNTIEATGMRAPS, encoded by the coding sequence ATGAACCGTAATTTTGAAGGCGCCGCGATTTGCGTGCCCGCATCGGTGGCCAATCTCGGGCCCGGTCTGGACACGGTAGCCGTGGCGGTGCGGCTGTATTTACGGGTGCGCATCCTCAAGCTGCGTCCGGAACGCATGGGCGAGGTGCACTGCATTTTTGTTGACCAATGTGTCGGAGGCGATAACGCCATCGAACGCGCGCTGCGTTATATGACGGAGCGCCATCGGGTCGAACTTCCGGGCTTGCAGTTGGAGGTCCGAAGCGAGATCCCGATGCGATCGGGATTGGGCAGCAGCGCCGCCGCTACCATCGCGGGGCTGCGCATTTTTGAACTGCTGTGCGGCCCCCTGCCGGCGAACGAGTTGCTGGCGGCCGCGTCCGAACTGGAAGGGCATCCTGATAACGCGGCAGCGGCGCTGCTCGGCGGCTTGACGGTGAGCTGTCAATTGCAGGATGGATCGGTGCTGGCGGCGGCTTCACACTGGCCGGAGCGCGTCGAGTTCGCGGTGCTCACACCGGAGTTTGCGCTGAAGACGGAGGCGTCGCGGCGGGCGCTCCCGTCGCAACTGAATCGCGCGGACGCGGTGTTCAACCTGCAGCGCGTCGCCCTGTTTCTGCAGGCAGTACACGCCGAAGACTACCAGTTGCTCCATGAGGCGATGCGCGACCGCTGGCACCAGCCATTTCGGCAGGCACTGGTGCCGGGTCTGGAGACGGCGCTGTCGCTCACGCATCCCGATCTGTTGGGCGTCTGCTTGAGCGGGTCGGGACCCTCGGTGGTCGCTCTCGCACAGCGAAACGCGCCTGCGATCGGGAAGCTGTTGTCGGATGCCTATCGTCAGCTCGGCATCGCGCATCGCGTGCGCGTGTTGCAGGCGCACCAGTGTGCGGATGGGGATGCAAATCCGGCGATGCGCGATTTCAATACGATCGAGGCGACCGGAATGCGCGCTCCCAGTTAA
- the thrC gene encoding threonine synthase → MYLRCSNPDCAARVEGEDRALLCPRCGDLLELALGVPLLDPEVLKRMWLERRCSFDPRDGSGVWRFREFLPGPYAPNEVVTLGEGNVPLVPAGKTASWCGLKALSFKHLGWNPTGCFKDLGMTVGITDAKHRGAREVACASTGNTAASMAAYAARAGIRARVYLPAGAVSHNKLAQSLDYGAEIQEVEGNFDRALQVVLAGAGPEMYFLNSINPYRIEGQKTAIFSLLEQLQWRPPDYIVLPGGNLGNTAAFGKALAELKANGFIEIVPRLIVIQAEGANPLARAWKNKSEELQPMAEPETEATAIRIGSPRSWNKALRALHFTDGLVADVSDEEISDAKAMIGRDGIGCEPASATTLAGLRKLRCRGVLGSDAVVVAMLTGHALKDTDYISRRHATVQVAAGVCVAPRMERAVQWK, encoded by the coding sequence ATGTATCTGCGGTGCAGCAATCCGGATTGTGCGGCCCGGGTCGAGGGAGAAGATCGTGCGCTCCTGTGCCCGCGCTGTGGCGACCTGTTGGAACTGGCCTTGGGCGTGCCGTTGCTTGATCCCGAGGTGCTCAAACGCATGTGGCTGGAGCGGCGTTGTTCTTTTGATCCGCGTGATGGCAGTGGCGTGTGGCGGTTCCGGGAATTTCTGCCTGGACCGTACGCGCCGAATGAAGTGGTTACGCTGGGCGAAGGCAACGTGCCGCTGGTGCCGGCCGGCAAGACCGCGTCGTGGTGTGGATTAAAAGCCCTCAGCTTCAAGCACCTGGGATGGAATCCCACCGGCTGCTTCAAAGACCTGGGAATGACGGTGGGCATCACCGACGCCAAGCACCGAGGCGCGCGTGAAGTCGCCTGCGCTTCCACGGGCAACACGGCGGCATCGATGGCGGCGTACGCGGCGCGCGCGGGGATCAGAGCGCGGGTGTACCTGCCGGCTGGCGCGGTGTCGCACAACAAGCTCGCGCAGTCGCTGGATTACGGAGCGGAGATCCAGGAGGTCGAGGGCAATTTCGATCGGGCGCTGCAAGTTGTGCTCGCCGGCGCGGGACCGGAGATGTACTTCCTGAATTCGATTAACCCGTATCGCATCGAGGGACAGAAAACCGCGATCTTTTCATTGCTAGAGCAATTGCAGTGGAGGCCGCCGGACTACATCGTGCTGCCTGGCGGAAATCTGGGGAACACGGCGGCCTTCGGCAAGGCGCTTGCGGAGCTGAAGGCGAACGGGTTCATCGAGATAGTGCCGAGGCTGATCGTCATCCAGGCGGAAGGCGCGAATCCCTTGGCGCGCGCCTGGAAGAACAAAAGCGAGGAGCTGCAACCGATGGCAGAACCGGAGACGGAGGCGACGGCGATCCGCATCGGCTCGCCGCGCTCGTGGAACAAAGCTCTGCGCGCGCTGCACTTTACCGACGGTCTGGTAGCCGACGTCAGCGATGAAGAGATCAGCGACGCCAAAGCGATGATCGGGCGCGACGGCATCGGGTGCGAGCCGGCTTCGGCGACTACGCTGGCCGGGCTGCGCAAGCTGCGCTGCCGCGGCGTGCTGGGCTCCGATGCGGTAGTGGTGGCGATGCTTACCGGGCACGCGCTGAAAGATACCGACTACATTTCACGGCGGCACGCGACGGTACAGGTGGCGGCGGGAGTGTGCGTGGCGCCGCGGATGGAGAGGGCGGTGCAATGGAAATGA
- a CDS encoding homoserine dehydrogenase encodes MARHLSKPALLEAKPQQREARCKIAMIGFGTVGRSVAKVLCERAGRVLLTHVCSRSVNRERAPWLPPEVRWTDDVNDVFAADVDVVVELVGGLQPAEDWIRRALESGKSVVTANKQLIAHSGPELMELAHRMGRHLGYGASVAGGIPVVSALQDGLAGDRLLKIRGILNGTCNYVLTQMESAGISFAAAVKEAQKLGFAEADPSEDVDGLDAAAKLAILARVGLQVQLRTGAVMCRSIREIEAVDFEYAHELGCTIRQVSRAERNGDSLFASVQPALVPLSSPLARVQGNQNLVVATGEFGGDTVYSGFGAGGNPTAVAVVSDLEAIAKANGNGAGLAAAEPQQPKQISSDFASRQYVRFTVNDRPGIIAALASVFAEHQINIDSILQRPGYAKSSLPFLIAFEACRASVLEEALEKIRPLDFLVKPPLSLPVLSEGE; translated from the coding sequence ATGGCGCGTCACTTGAGCAAACCCGCGCTGCTGGAGGCGAAGCCGCAGCAGCGAGAGGCGCGGTGCAAGATCGCGATGATCGGCTTCGGCACGGTGGGACGGTCGGTGGCCAAAGTGCTCTGCGAACGCGCCGGACGCGTGCTGCTGACGCATGTGTGCAGCCGCAGTGTCAATCGCGAGCGGGCTCCGTGGCTGCCGCCGGAAGTGCGCTGGACCGACGACGTCAATGACGTGTTCGCCGCTGACGTGGACGTCGTGGTCGAGTTGGTTGGAGGCCTGCAACCCGCCGAAGACTGGATCCGACGAGCGCTCGAGAGTGGCAAGTCGGTGGTCACGGCCAACAAGCAGTTGATCGCGCACAGCGGCCCGGAGTTGATGGAGCTGGCGCACCGCATGGGCCGCCATCTTGGTTATGGCGCGTCGGTCGCGGGCGGGATTCCGGTCGTGTCGGCGCTGCAGGATGGTCTCGCCGGCGACCGGCTGCTCAAGATTCGCGGCATTCTGAACGGCACGTGCAATTACGTGCTGACGCAGATGGAAAGCGCCGGCATCTCGTTTGCCGCAGCCGTGAAGGAAGCGCAGAAGCTGGGATTTGCGGAGGCGGATCCGAGCGAAGACGTGGACGGCCTGGACGCGGCGGCGAAGCTGGCAATTCTGGCGCGCGTGGGATTGCAGGTGCAACTGCGAACCGGCGCTGTGATGTGCCGGTCCATCCGCGAGATTGAAGCGGTGGATTTCGAGTACGCGCACGAGCTCGGCTGCACCATCCGCCAAGTGTCCCGCGCGGAGCGAAACGGCGATAGCCTGTTCGCGTCGGTGCAGCCGGCGCTGGTTCCGCTCTCGTCACCGCTGGCGCGCGTGCAGGGAAACCAGAACCTGGTGGTGGCGACGGGAGAGTTCGGAGGCGACACCGTGTATTCCGGATTCGGCGCGGGCGGAAATCCCACGGCGGTCGCGGTGGTTTCCGACCTGGAAGCGATCGCCAAGGCGAACGGCAACGGCGCGGGACTTGCGGCCGCCGAACCGCAGCAGCCGAAACAGATCAGCAGTGACTTCGCGTCGCGGCAGTATGTGCGGTTCACGGTGAACGACCGCCCGGGAATCATCGCGGCACTGGCGTCGGTTTTTGCCGAGCACCAGATCAACATCGATTCCATCCTGCAGAGACCCGGATACGCGAAGTCGAGCCTGCCGTTCCTGATCGCGTTTGAGGCATGCCGCGCGTCGGTGCTGGAAGAAGCGCTGGAGAAAATTCGACCGCTGGATTTCCTGGTGAAGCCGCCGCTCAGCTTGCCGGTTTTATCGGAGGGAGAGTGA
- the proC gene encoding pyrroline-5-carboxylate reductase, protein MRPEKPEQAVLRKKHIAILGAGKMGTILLQALLNQGLLLPEHARASVQHADRAQKLRKQLHIAVGTDNAEAVQGADIVLVCVKPQTVRPVLEEIAPVLTTKQLLISIAASVPTAYMEKSLPPGMPIIRAMPNTPCTVRTGMTAVCKGSHSDSHHLATACLLFDAVGRTVVLDEKHMDAATALSASGPAYIYIILESLAEAGVKVGLPRDTATLMAAQTTLGAARVVLDTGDHPALLKDAVTTPAGCTIDGILELEEGKLRVTLIKAVVKAASRAKELLFTE, encoded by the coding sequence ATGCGGCCAGAAAAACCCGAACAGGCTGTCCTGCGCAAGAAGCACATCGCGATCTTGGGCGCGGGCAAAATGGGAACCATCCTGTTGCAGGCGCTGCTCAACCAGGGCTTGCTCTTGCCCGAGCACGCCCGCGCCTCGGTGCAGCATGCCGATCGCGCGCAGAAGCTGCGCAAGCAACTCCATATCGCCGTCGGCACTGACAACGCCGAGGCGGTCCAAGGCGCCGACATCGTGCTGGTCTGCGTCAAGCCGCAGACCGTTCGCCCGGTGCTGGAAGAAATCGCGCCCGTGCTGACCACCAAGCAGTTACTGATTTCCATCGCCGCTTCCGTGCCTACGGCTTACATGGAGAAATCGCTGCCCCCGGGTATGCCCATCATCCGCGCCATGCCCAATACGCCCTGCACCGTGCGCACGGGAATGACGGCGGTCTGCAAGGGCTCGCACAGCGACTCGCATCACCTCGCCACCGCCTGCCTGCTGTTCGACGCCGTGGGAAGAACGGTGGTCCTGGACGAGAAGCACATGGATGCCGCCACCGCGCTCTCCGCCAGCGGCCCCGCCTACATCTACATCATCCTGGAATCGCTCGCCGAAGCCGGCGTCAAGGTCGGCCTGCCGCGCGACACTGCCACGCTGATGGCGGCGCAAACCACCCTCGGCGCGGCCCGGGTGGTGCTCGATACCGGCGACCATCCCGCCCTGCTCAAGGACGCCGTCACCACGCCGGCGGGATGCACCATTGACGGCATCCTCGAGTTGGAGGAGGGCAAGCTGCGCGTAACCCTGATCAAAGCCGTGGTGAAGGCCGCCAGCCGCGCCAAGGAACTGCTGTTCACGGAGTGA